The genomic segment ACGACGACCCGTGCTGCAAGTTGACGAGCGTCTGCAGATACGTGCCGAGATCCGCGCCGTACCGCAGCGCGTAGAGCTTGTTGAGGTCGAGCGCGACGTAGACGAGCGCGAAGACCGAGGCGGCTACGTAGGTTGCTCGCATCGCTCAGACCAGACGCGATTGACGATCGCGCGCAGGCGTTCGACGAATTGCGCGGGCGAGAAGCGTTCGGCGTGAGTCCGCAGCCGGGCCGCGTCGAACTTCGACTCGTCGAACGAGCGGAGCACGGCCGCGAGCGACTCGGCATTCGGCTCGTCGAAGAACGCGCCGGTCTCGTTCTCGACGATCGTCTCGAGGGCGCCGCCGCGCCGGTACGCGATCGCCGGACGCCCCGCCGCCGCCGCCTCGAGCGGCACGAGACCGAAGTCCTCCTCGCCGGGAACGACTGCGGCGCGCGCCTTTCCCATCAGTTCGTCGAGCAACGCATCGGAGACGTAGCCGAGCATCGTCGTCGTCGTACCCCGCGCCAGTTCGCGCAACGACGCCTCCGCCGGGCCGGTGCCGGCCACTAAGAGCGGCACGCCCGCCATCGCCGCTCCCGCGATCGCGAGCTCGATGCGTTTGTACGGCAGCAAGCGCGATGCGACGATAAAGTACCCGCCGTCGCCGCGGCCGACCGTGAAGCGCTCGAGATCGACGGGACAGTGGAGCACGTCGCTCTCCCGCCCGTAATACGTGCGAATCCGTTGCGCGACGTTCTGCGAATTCGCGACGAAGCGGGTCGGGCGCTTCGCCGCCTCGCGATCCCACGCGACGAGGCGTTTGAGCAGCGGGCGCGCCGGCGCCGGAACGTATTCATCGGACGCGAACGTAAAGCGGCTGACGGTGTTGATATAGCAGACGTGAACCGCGTCCGGCGGAACGCGGACGCCTTTCGCCCACGCGGTCGTCGAACTGACGATCGCATTGTATCCGGTGAAATCGAAACGCTCGAACGCCCGCGGATAGAACGGCGCGAGCGCGCGGAAGCCGCGGTTTGCGAAGGGAATGCGCGCCAAGTACGACGTGCGAACGCGGCTCGCCGGAAAGACGTCGCCGAGAAGCCGCTCGTCGTAGAGCGCGGTGTAGATCGGCGCCTCGGGCCAGGCCTGCGCGAAGCGCGCGAAGACGCGCTCGGCACCGCCGCGCTGGTTCAGATAATCGTGAACGAGCGCGACCTTCACTCTGGCTTAGTCTTGCAAGCTGGTCCCGCGAGGCAGCACGAGCGCGATCGTCGGATTGCCGAGATAGATGCGCGCGACGCGCTGCACGTCCGCCGGCGTCGTCGCCGCGATCGCCGCCAGCGCGCGGTCGACGAAATCGGGCGAGGCGCTCTCGCGCGAGAAGACCGCCGCGAGCCAGGCGCGCGTCTCCAAGGTCGTCGCGTCGCCGGCGAAATCGCCGGCCGCCTCGGCCTTGAACTCTTCGATCGAGCCCTGCAGCCGCGTCGCGGCGAGCACGCCGACGATCGAGAGCGCGGTCGCAAAGGCGCGGCTCGGATTGCCGATCAATCCGCCGTTGACGTAGAGCACGAGCGTCGGCGGCGCGCGGTCGTACGCGTAGACCGCGCCGACCGATCGCGACGCGAACGTGGGCGTCACCACGCCGGGCACTTGCGCGATGTCGGAGAGCGTGCGGCGAAGGAAGGCCGCGAGCACGAGCATCGGGCCGAAATCGTTGCCCGATACCGTCGGCGCAGAATACTGCGCGATCAGCCACGGCGACGAGATGTCGCGGTGCGCGACGATCTCGCGCGTCGAGCCGGTCAATTTTGGAACGTGCACGACGACCGGCGACGTCGTTCCCGGCGGGAGCGCGGCGGCCAGCGTCGCGAGCGCATCGGCCGGAAGCGTGTCGAGCCGCCCCGCCGCGCTGACGAGCACTCCGCCGCGGCGGTAGTAGGCCCGGTAGAACGAGCGCACGTCGCTTGCGAAAATCTGCGCGAGCGAGGCCGGCGTTCCCAACTCGGGGAGCCCGGCGTTCGCCTGCGGCGACGATGCGGCGTTGAGCATGTCGAGGCCGACTTGCAGCGCCACCTGCTGCCCCTGCGCGATCTGCGCGACGAGCGCGGCACGCGCATCGCGCACCGTGGGAGGCGAGAAGTCCGGCGCGGCGAGCGCCGTGCGGAAGAGATCGAGCACCGTGGGCGCGTCGCCGGCGAGCGCTTCGACGTAGAACCGCACGTCGGAGGGATCGACGTTGAAGCGAACGGAGCCGCCCCTGGCCGCAACTGCATCTTCGAGCGCGACGCCGCCAATCGGCGTCTTGAGAATCGTCTCCGCCGTCAGCGCGGCGAGGCCGTTCTGCTTCAGCGTCTGGCGATCGAGCCCGGCGCGTACGACGAGCGCGACGCCGACGAGCGCTGCATTGCCGTCGGATTGACGCAGGATCGTCGTTCCGCCGGCATTCTCGCTGCTCGGCGCCGGAACGGCGCCCAGCGACGTCGCGACGACCGCGGCCAGCGCGAGGAGCGCGAGCGGCCTCATTGCGGCGGCTCTTTCTGCGGCTGGGAAGCGATCAGATCGACGACGACCGGCTTGCCGATGTACTTGCGAACGACGTCGGCAACGTATTGCGGATCGAGATCGCGCACCGACCGCTCGTAGGAGCCGCTGGCGATGCCCGGCGCGTACTGCACGTTCCCTTCGACGGTGTACCAGCCGAGGTTATCGGCGCGTTCCTGCGGCGTCTGCGTGTCGGTCGCGACGTGGTAGAGAAAGGCTTCGCGCGCGGCCTCGAACGATTGCTTGTCCATCGGTTCCTGCAACGTGCGCAGCGCGTCGAGCACGCTCTCCTCGGTCTGCTTCTCGCGCTCGCCGCCGATCGTCACGACCATGACGCCGGGATCGTGCAGCGTGATGAACTGTCCGGTCACGAACGTGTCGCCCCGCGATCGGTCGATCGCCTTCGTAACGACGCCGGTGCGTTCGCGGAAGAGATAATCCGCGACAAAATCCAGCGCGGTTGCGGCCTTCTCATCGGAGATCGGCGGGCCGACCCACGCGAGCCCGACGCCGTCGACCGACCCCGTCGTCGTGCTCGACTTCGCCGGCTGCGCCAGTGGCGAGTCGTACGGCGAGTCCAT from the Candidatus Binatia bacterium genome contains:
- a CDS encoding glycosyltransferase, with product MKVALVHDYLNQRGGAERVFARFAQAWPEAPIYTALYDERLLGDVFPASRVRTSYLARIPFANRGFRALAPFYPRAFERFDFTGYNAIVSSTTAWAKGVRVPPDAVHVCYINTVSRFTFASDEYVPAPARPLLKRLVAWDREAAKRPTRFVANSQNVAQRIRTYYGRESDVLHCPVDLERFTVGRGDGGYFIVASRLLPYKRIELAIAGAAMAGVPLLVAGTGPAEASLRELARGTTTTMLGYVSDALLDELMGKARAAVVPGEEDFGLVPLEAAAAGRPAIAYRRGGALETIVENETGAFFDEPNAESLAAVLRSFDESKFDAARLRTHAERFSPAQFVERLRAIVNRVWSERCEQPT
- a CDS encoding insulinase family protein, translated to MRPLALLALAAVVATSLGAVPAPSSENAGGTTILRQSDGNAALVGVALVVRAGLDRQTLKQNGLAALTAETILKTPIGGVALEDAVAARGGSVRFNVDPSDVRFYVEALAGDAPTVLDLFRTALAAPDFSPPTVRDARAALVAQIAQGQQVALQVGLDMLNAASSPQANAGLPELGTPASLAQIFASDVRSFYRAYYRRGGVLVSAAGRLDTLPADALATLAAALPPGTTSPVVVHVPKLTGSTREIVAHRDISSPWLIAQYSAPTVSGNDFGPMLVLAAFLRRTLSDIAQVPGVVTPTFASRSVGAVYAYDRAPPTLVLYVNGGLIGNPSRAFATALSIVGVLAATRLQGSIEEFKAEAAGDFAGDATTLETRAWLAAVFSRESASPDFVDRALAAIAATTPADVQRVARIYLGNPTIALVLPRGTSLQD